A genomic window from Emys orbicularis isolate rEmyOrb1 chromosome 24, rEmyOrb1.hap1, whole genome shotgun sequence includes:
- the NMRK2 gene encoding nicotinamide riboside kinase 2 produces the protein MKYIIGIGGVTNGGKTTLTNRLIKALPNCCVVHQDDFYKPQDQIEVGEDGFKQWDALESLDMDAMVSTVQAWIEEPRKFARSHGVNVRPNSKEPVPEEIHILVIEGFLLYNYKPLTDLFNKRYYLTVPYDECKRRRSTRHYPIPDPPGLFDGHVWPMYLKYRKEMETHEVDAVYLDGLKSRDDLCHQVFEEIQNMLFNCS, from the exons ATGAAATACATCATAGGTATAGGGGG CGTGACCAACGGTGGCAAAACCACTTTGACCAACCGGCTTATCAAAGCACTTCCAAACTGTTGTGTTGTCCATCAAGATGATTTTTACAAG CCACAAGATCAGATAGAAGTCGGGGAAGACGGCTTTAAACAATGGGATG CGCTGGAATCGTTGGATATGGATGCAATGGTGAGCACGGTGCAGGCGTGGATTGAGGAGCCAAGGAAGTTTGCCCGTTCCCATGGGGTGAACGTTAGGCCTAACTCTAAAGAACCCGTCCCAGAGGAGATCCACATCCTGGTCATTGAAGGCTTCCTGCTTTACAATTACAA ACCACTGACCGACTTGTTCAACAAACGCTACTATCTGACAGTTCCCTATGACGaatgcaagaggaggaggag TACACGCCATTATCCTATACCTGACCCACCTGGTCTTTTCGATGGACACGTGTGGCCCATGTATTTAAAATACAGGAAGGAAATGGAGACCCATGAGGTTGATGCTG tTTATCTGGATGGCTTGAAGTCCAGAGATGACCTGTGCCATCAGGTCTTCGAAGAGATTCAGAACATGCTTTTCAATTGTTCATAG